The following proteins are encoded in a genomic region of Corallococcus silvisoli:
- a CDS encoding helix-turn-helix domain-containing protein yields the protein MNSAVSNGALEDAWDVRRAAQFLGVSEKTLYRWAAAGTLPSFKLGGLLRFSPSALMDWREKQSRGGEH from the coding sequence ATGAATAGCGCAGTCAGCAACGGAGCATTGGAGGACGCCTGGGACGTGCGCCGCGCCGCGCAGTTTCTCGGCGTGTCGGAGAAGACGCTGTATCGCTGGGCTGCGGCGGGCACGCTGCCCAGCTTCAAGCTGGGGGGACTCCTGCGCTTCAGCCCGTCGGCGCTCATGGACTGGCGTGAGAAGCAGAGCCGCGGCGGGGAGCACTAG
- a CDS encoding tyrosine-type recombinase/integrase, translated as MAYVFQRRKSWYGGWVDERGRPFKQRLPAATKTEAKRLADAAEQKAWRIRNGLEEAPKPDLTVSEGIALRLETLPQEYKTKKRQRELLAHVEKALGTRLLKDVLPLDVLKLLAALSHLSPQSREHVRMAGQGLYTFLTETAKSFTGDNPFKEAGQVDVPEREPGFFDPDQFTRLIEVMKPHLAAAALFSTLTGTRKAEVRKALKDDTHIAERYVLIRGPKNNKDRRVPIPEVLVSLLEQQLKTPGKYLFCRQNGAQYTNNWRAHDVIARACVRAGLIQGTQPYCFRTACGWKGDMVSMRAVLACPRCGRSARWKEVPISLRFKELRSTYATLGYATTGDIHFVQKVLGHSDPKLTQARYARALPEHLRRGANAVGAILMPTAKPGSPVGENPGAGRGSVGSGENPPDGNNPNESKGIAMPGMVEELRESARQRAQRFPKPQATGSIPVGVTAQVPGPTQEIVGPGATGPTRQQVRAGATWTGLSHLRVLPRARRRRWSSWLTGCSCILRRRTCRGSAPPS; from the coding sequence ATGGCGTACGTATTTCAGAGGAGGAAGAGCTGGTACGGCGGCTGGGTGGACGAGAGGGGCCGCCCCTTCAAGCAGCGACTCCCCGCAGCGACGAAGACCGAGGCCAAGAGGCTCGCGGATGCAGCCGAGCAGAAGGCCTGGCGCATCCGCAACGGGCTCGAGGAGGCCCCCAAGCCCGACCTCACGGTGTCCGAGGGGATCGCGCTGCGTCTGGAGACGCTGCCCCAGGAGTACAAGACGAAGAAGCGGCAGCGGGAGCTCCTGGCCCACGTCGAGAAGGCGCTGGGGACGAGGCTCCTCAAGGATGTCCTGCCCCTTGATGTGCTCAAGCTGCTTGCAGCCCTCTCGCATCTCTCGCCTCAGTCGCGAGAGCATGTGCGGATGGCCGGCCAGGGCCTGTACACGTTCCTGACTGAGACGGCGAAGTCCTTCACTGGCGACAACCCATTCAAGGAGGCCGGGCAAGTCGATGTCCCCGAGCGCGAACCTGGATTCTTCGACCCCGACCAGTTCACCCGCCTCATTGAGGTGATGAAGCCGCACCTCGCGGCCGCGGCGTTGTTCAGCACGCTCACCGGTACGCGCAAGGCTGAAGTCCGGAAAGCACTCAAGGACGACACGCACATCGCTGAGCGCTATGTCCTCATTCGAGGCCCGAAGAACAACAAGGACCGGCGAGTTCCCATCCCGGAGGTTCTTGTCTCTCTGCTGGAGCAACAGCTCAAGACGCCTGGGAAGTACCTCTTCTGCCGACAGAACGGAGCGCAGTACACCAACAACTGGCGTGCCCACGACGTCATTGCGCGGGCATGCGTTCGGGCTGGTCTCATTCAGGGCACGCAGCCGTACTGCTTCCGTACGGCATGCGGATGGAAGGGGGACATGGTGTCCATGCGGGCAGTCCTCGCATGCCCACGCTGCGGACGGTCCGCGCGCTGGAAGGAGGTCCCAATCTCACTGCGGTTCAAGGAGCTGCGGTCCACCTACGCGACCCTCGGCTACGCCACGACGGGTGACATCCACTTCGTTCAGAAGGTGCTCGGCCACAGCGACCCGAAGCTGACGCAAGCGCGGTACGCGCGCGCCCTGCCCGAGCACCTTCGCCGGGGCGCGAACGCGGTGGGCGCCATCCTGATGCCGACGGCAAAGCCTGGGAGTCCTGTGGGAGAAAATCCTGGGGCTGGGCGGGGTTCAGTGGGGAGTGGCGAGAATCCACCCGACGGTAACAACCCGAATGAAAGCAAAGGGATAGCGATGCCGGGCATGGTTGAGGAATTGCGAGAAAGCGCGAGACAGCGGGCCCAGCGGTTTCCTAAACCGCAGGCCACAGGTTCGATTCCTGTCGGGGTCACAGCTCAAGTCCCCGGCCCGACTCAGGAAATTGTCGGGCCGGGGGCAACGGGCCCCACGAGGCAGCAAGTGCGCGCTGGCGCGACGTGGACAGGCCTATCCCACCTCCGCGTACTGCCGAGAGCGAGGCGGCGGCGCTGGTCGTCGTGGCTCACTGGCTGCAGCTGCATTCTCCGTAGACGCACTTGTCGCGGCTCAGCGCCCCCTTCGTGA
- a CDS encoding Ig-like domain-containing protein, with protein sequence MERTGDLTLVRDGVVEHLRNTEDGLQQEWVFSSAPTGAGELVLTLPAKGLTYVGATEKGLHFKDEQTGLGVRYGHAAWVEASGRSTPLQARYVAGTLQLRVPTEVVSSSVFPATVAPVISPEFGMDQPVPGPQTSLHEKPAVASNGADSLVVWEDYRESIMQVYGTRVSNSGAVLDSWGLDISRGTSSVSDVSVASNGTDYLVAWIDRTGTTTRAMAARVTGGGGLPDTAPFILTQQHSYSPAVASNGTAYFVTWIGTNGVFGSRVTSAGGVEDPMGIAISTSAGAKSRPAAASNGTDYFVVWEDERNDGVGDIFGARISGLGAVLDAQGVALATGTHSQRTPSVASNGSDYLVAWKDTVNDESDIFGTRVTSTGAVLDGPGFAISTAEKMQANPSVASNGEDYFVVWTDNRSGYNGLRGTRVTNAGTVVDVAGQALSPSGDSPAVAFNGTDYFIAWESGWDAFGMRVTQAGAILDSTGIILAMAASTQTAPVVASNGTDFLVVWYDRRNLGESIVGVRVDPRGEVLDPSGLEIALGMAEGMAYYHPTVASNGTDYLVGWVGFDYPQGRILGTRITRTGEVVNPRGRPLSPAPLGDATSPKLASNGTDYLLVFEASEEQWTPRFLAGVRVSGAGEALDASAFLITPSLGEYDTHAVASNGKDYLVAWSATGSSDWDIHASRVTSTGAVLDPEGLVISAERYNQRFPSVASNGTDYLVAWAGFSGRNIPHIYGARVTSAGARLDPSGFVIATERYQRYPSVASMGTEYLVTWQDSVVSSPDSNVYGARVTSAGIVREPQGFVIAGSTDNEETPAVVFLGSGRTALVAYSHDDRTAPYWGYRIRGRLVTFNDNRPPAAVGQSVSTPVDTPLALTLQGTDPDGQSVTYQLLTPPQHGTLTGFGVNPTYQPAARYSGPDSFSFRVSDGEFFSAVATVSIQVTNIQHPPSAPVLISPEADAHLTGGLVTFRWGASTNVDGDALAYDLEILQEGTRLRLYRTTETTRTLAVNEALAVGSYSWRVSAVGPQGASSAPSPERGFSVVDEAPQDGGSGTDGGEPDGGSDAGSVDAGVPDAGAPVDETPEPASGCGCNPVAGSTPTAPLFLAALGAWVRWSRRRR encoded by the coding sequence TTGGAGCGAACCGGAGACCTCACCCTGGTTCGGGACGGCGTCGTCGAGCACCTGCGCAACACGGAGGACGGCCTTCAGCAGGAATGGGTCTTCTCCTCGGCGCCCACGGGCGCGGGGGAGCTGGTGCTGACGCTGCCCGCGAAGGGGTTGACCTATGTCGGAGCCACGGAGAAGGGCCTCCACTTCAAGGATGAGCAAACAGGGCTGGGGGTTCGCTACGGCCATGCGGCCTGGGTAGAGGCTTCCGGCCGAAGCACGCCGCTCCAGGCGCGGTACGTCGCGGGAACCCTCCAGCTCCGCGTACCCACGGAAGTGGTGTCCTCGTCCGTGTTCCCCGCCACCGTGGCGCCCGTCATCTCTCCGGAGTTCGGCATGGATCAGCCCGTGCCAGGGCCGCAGACCTCACTCCATGAAAAGCCGGCCGTGGCGTCGAATGGCGCTGACTCCCTCGTCGTTTGGGAGGACTACCGAGAGAGCATCATGCAGGTCTACGGGACCCGCGTGTCGAACTCCGGGGCGGTGCTGGACTCCTGGGGCCTCGACATCTCTCGCGGCACCAGCTCCGTCTCCGATGTCTCCGTGGCCTCCAACGGTACGGACTACCTGGTCGCCTGGATTGACCGCACCGGGACCACCACTCGCGCCATGGCCGCACGGGTGACCGGAGGAGGAGGGCTGCCAGACACCGCGCCGTTCATCCTCACCCAGCAGCACTCGTACTCCCCAGCCGTGGCGTCCAATGGGACGGCCTACTTCGTCACGTGGATTGGCACCAACGGGGTGTTCGGTTCACGGGTGACAAGCGCGGGTGGCGTCGAGGATCCGATGGGGATCGCCATCTCCACGTCGGCGGGCGCGAAGAGCCGGCCCGCCGCGGCCTCCAACGGCACGGACTATTTCGTGGTCTGGGAGGATGAGCGCAACGACGGGGTGGGCGACATCTTCGGGGCACGGATCTCCGGCCTGGGCGCCGTGCTGGACGCGCAAGGAGTCGCGCTGGCCACGGGGACGCATTCACAGCGGACGCCCTCGGTGGCCTCCAATGGCAGTGACTACCTCGTTGCCTGGAAGGACACGGTCAATGACGAGTCGGACATCTTCGGGACGCGGGTGACAAGCACGGGTGCGGTGCTGGACGGCCCCGGGTTCGCGATCTCCACCGCCGAAAAGATGCAGGCCAATCCATCCGTTGCTTCAAACGGGGAGGACTATTTCGTCGTCTGGACGGACAATCGCTCGGGCTACAACGGCCTCCGTGGGACACGCGTCACGAATGCGGGGACCGTGGTCGATGTGGCCGGACAGGCCCTCTCCCCGAGCGGCGACTCTCCGGCGGTGGCCTTCAACGGGACGGACTACTTCATCGCCTGGGAGAGCGGTTGGGACGCCTTCGGGATGAGGGTGACGCAAGCAGGCGCCATCCTCGATTCAACGGGGATCATCCTCGCCATGGCGGCCAGCACACAGACCGCACCCGTGGTGGCATCGAATGGCACGGACTTCCTTGTCGTCTGGTACGACCGGCGCAATCTCGGGGAGAGCATCGTCGGCGTGCGGGTCGACCCCCGGGGCGAGGTCCTGGATCCGTCGGGACTCGAGATCGCCTTGGGAATGGCCGAAGGGATGGCCTACTACCACCCCACGGTGGCGTCCAATGGGACCGACTACCTGGTTGGATGGGTGGGCTTTGACTATCCACAGGGTCGGATTCTCGGTACACGGATTACCCGCACAGGCGAGGTGGTGAATCCACGGGGCCGTCCCCTCTCCCCCGCGCCCCTTGGGGACGCCACCTCCCCCAAGCTGGCCTCCAATGGCACGGACTACCTCCTCGTCTTCGAGGCGTCCGAGGAGCAGTGGACCCCCCGATTCCTCGCGGGAGTGCGGGTCTCTGGAGCAGGCGAAGCCCTGGATGCCTCGGCATTCCTCATCACCCCCTCCCTCGGTGAATACGACACCCATGCCGTGGCGTCCAACGGCAAGGACTATCTCGTCGCCTGGTCGGCGACCGGCAGCAGTGATTGGGACATCCATGCCTCGCGGGTGACGAGCACGGGTGCGGTGCTGGACCCCGAGGGACTGGTCATCTCCGCGGAGCGATACAACCAGCGATTCCCTTCGGTGGCTTCGAATGGAACGGACTACCTGGTCGCATGGGCAGGCTTCAGCGGGAGGAACATTCCCCATATCTATGGAGCCCGGGTGACGAGCGCAGGGGCGCGGCTCGACCCATCGGGGTTCGTCATCGCCACGGAGCGCTACCAGCGCTACCCCTCGGTGGCCTCGATGGGAACGGAATACCTGGTCACATGGCAGGACAGCGTGGTGAGCAGCCCTGACTCCAATGTCTACGGGGCGCGGGTCACGAGCGCGGGCATCGTTCGTGAGCCTCAGGGGTTTGTCATCGCGGGGAGCACTGACAACGAAGAGACGCCCGCGGTGGTGTTTCTGGGATCCGGCAGGACGGCCCTCGTCGCCTACTCGCACGACGACAGGACCGCGCCCTACTGGGGCTACCGGATCCGAGGACGGCTCGTGACCTTCAATGACAACCGTCCGCCCGCGGCCGTGGGACAGTCCGTGTCCACGCCAGTGGATACCCCCCTGGCCCTGACGCTCCAGGGCACGGATCCGGATGGACAGAGCGTGACCTATCAACTCTTGACGCCGCCCCAGCACGGCACGCTGACTGGCTTTGGAGTCAACCCGACCTATCAGCCCGCGGCCCGCTACTCCGGCCCGGACAGCTTCTCCTTCCGTGTGTCGGATGGAGAGTTCTTCTCCGCCGTCGCCACCGTCTCCATCCAGGTGACGAACATCCAGCATCCGCCGTCCGCGCCCGTGCTCATCTCGCCGGAGGCGGACGCCCACCTGACAGGAGGGCTCGTCACGTTCCGGTGGGGCGCTTCCACGAATGTCGATGGTGATGCCCTCGCCTACGACCTGGAGATCCTCCAGGAGGGCACCCGCCTTCGCCTGTACAGGACGACGGAGACGACCAGGACCCTGGCCGTGAACGAGGCGCTCGCCGTGGGGAGCTACTCCTGGCGCGTGAGCGCCGTGGGTCCCCAAGGTGCCTCCAGCGCCCCATCCCCCGAGCGAGGCTTCTCCGTCGTCGACGAGGCCCCTCAGGATGGCGGCAGCGGCACGGATGGCGGTGAGCCCGACGGTGGGTCCGACGCAGGGTCCGTGGACGCGGGCGTTCCGGATGCCGGCGCTCCCGTGGATGAGACGCCCGAGCCAGCGTCGGGCTGCGGTTGCAACCCCGTCGCCGGTTCGACGCCCACGGCGCCCCTCTTCCTGGCGGCGCTCGGGGCGTGGGTGCGGTGGTCCCGCCGCCGCCGCTGA
- a CDS encoding fibronectin type III domain-containing protein: protein MRTLTTAEVAAITCPAGFGSHPRVMVQRGAAWTDLSTLLPGDYLLGVSWSDSIDAPVSDASASVVRNGPDGKRLSLSPLVVGSVLNTVDGSYQPLLREGAYWRVEVATVPLDTRRVDVPAGAWREVWRGRIDEVDAGGEELRITGRDLGGLLQDTWAEVERNYGSAAGTPVQSVIQSILNDNGMSAFGLYTPVNPSSVRGPYVQEREPLLDAVRFLAEQIGWDVRMRWREDAAAFALTIWSPDRLTDTPVATFGPDNVLEVSELKRSLEHVRNVVEVVYMDKLDKDVGGEKKRKTVTSTNPTSVALYGRRWMQVAEGGSSLIDTAAEAQRLADAAIADLSESALSLSLTLPGIHWYLHAADLVQVLPDGVHFDVTQRLGIVSVEFECATSGEARTKLQLQGRPCTSRAEWMERDARPGIAQSATFTGPAAPSGFVAANTVNGFSLAWTPAADGPAWDSYELHVSSSSSFIPSQATYRATSRATRFEVADLVAGRAYYARVIPRDLKGNAGPASAEVTLAPRYVAPAMLAPNVTWAVLPLNADFEALSDPAAPPDGWSLSPGTWGVDAFDGATGSTVFSGLRSVRLAPTLLATLLGSQPFVVRPGDLLFPSAMVSKGSEAVNPAHQGILFIRWLDASFGFISAVVVDQVQASLGSWQELGRGANVVAPFGARYAQLFVGKANPLAYTLYVDSARVAWQPRPQDYQQASMISASGWVGAGAPRNPNYYKNSAGDVVLGGGMKSGTMGSAAFVLPAGYRPLNEQRLLVDCGAVVGRVRITSDGSVTPISGSTTEFNLDGVRFRAEA, encoded by the coding sequence ATGCGCACTCTTACGACGGCCGAGGTAGCGGCCATCACCTGCCCCGCGGGCTTCGGCTCGCACCCGCGCGTGATGGTGCAGCGTGGCGCCGCGTGGACAGACCTCTCCACCCTCCTGCCCGGAGACTACCTGCTCGGCGTGAGTTGGTCGGACAGCATCGACGCGCCAGTGTCTGATGCCAGTGCCTCCGTGGTGCGCAACGGCCCGGACGGCAAGCGCCTCAGCCTCTCGCCCCTCGTGGTCGGGAGCGTTCTCAACACGGTGGACGGCAGCTACCAGCCGCTGCTGCGCGAGGGCGCCTACTGGCGCGTTGAGGTGGCAACGGTGCCGCTCGACACGCGCCGCGTGGACGTGCCCGCAGGCGCCTGGCGCGAGGTGTGGCGCGGCCGCATCGACGAGGTGGACGCCGGCGGCGAGGAGCTGCGCATCACCGGGCGCGACCTGGGCGGACTCCTCCAAGACACGTGGGCGGAGGTGGAGCGCAACTACGGCAGTGCCGCGGGCACGCCTGTCCAGTCCGTCATCCAGTCCATCCTCAACGACAACGGCATGTCTGCCTTCGGCCTCTACACGCCCGTCAATCCGTCGTCGGTGCGCGGCCCCTACGTGCAGGAGCGCGAGCCGCTCCTCGATGCCGTGCGCTTTCTCGCGGAGCAGATTGGATGGGACGTGCGCATGCGCTGGCGCGAGGACGCGGCCGCCTTCGCGCTGACGATCTGGAGCCCGGACCGACTGACGGACACGCCCGTCGCCACCTTCGGCCCGGACAACGTGTTGGAGGTCAGCGAGCTGAAGCGAAGTCTGGAGCACGTCCGCAACGTCGTGGAGGTCGTGTACATGGACAAGCTGGACAAGGACGTCGGTGGCGAGAAGAAGCGCAAGACGGTGACGTCCACCAACCCCACCAGCGTCGCGCTGTACGGGCGCCGGTGGATGCAGGTGGCCGAGGGCGGCTCCAGTCTCATCGACACCGCCGCGGAGGCGCAGCGCCTAGCGGACGCGGCCATTGCCGACCTGTCCGAGTCGGCGCTCAGCCTGTCGCTGACGTTGCCCGGCATCCACTGGTACCTCCATGCGGCGGACCTGGTGCAGGTGCTGCCCGACGGCGTGCACTTCGATGTGACTCAGCGCCTGGGCATCGTCTCCGTGGAGTTCGAGTGCGCCACCTCCGGTGAAGCACGCACGAAGCTCCAGCTACAGGGCCGCCCGTGCACGAGCCGCGCGGAGTGGATGGAGAGGGACGCGCGCCCCGGCATCGCGCAGTCCGCCACCTTCACCGGGCCCGCGGCGCCGTCGGGGTTCGTGGCGGCGAACACCGTCAACGGCTTCAGTCTCGCCTGGACGCCTGCCGCTGACGGGCCCGCATGGGACTCCTACGAACTGCACGTCAGCAGCTCGTCCAGCTTCATTCCGTCCCAGGCGACATACCGAGCCACCAGCCGCGCCACGCGCTTCGAGGTGGCCGACCTGGTGGCCGGCCGCGCCTACTACGCGCGCGTCATCCCCCGCGACCTGAAGGGCAACGCGGGACCGGCCAGCGCGGAGGTGACGCTCGCGCCCAGGTACGTCGCGCCGGCCATGCTCGCACCCAACGTGACGTGGGCGGTGCTACCGCTCAACGCCGACTTCGAGGCGCTCAGCGACCCGGCCGCACCGCCAGACGGATGGAGCCTCTCCCCCGGGACGTGGGGCGTGGACGCCTTCGACGGCGCCACCGGTTCCACCGTGTTCAGCGGCTTGCGCTCCGTACGCCTCGCGCCGACGCTCCTGGCCACGCTCCTGGGCAGCCAGCCCTTCGTCGTCAGGCCGGGGGATCTGCTCTTCCCCAGCGCGATGGTCAGCAAGGGCAGCGAGGCCGTCAATCCCGCCCACCAGGGCATCCTGTTCATCCGCTGGCTCGACGCTTCGTTCGGTTTCATCAGCGCAGTCGTGGTGGACCAGGTCCAGGCGTCCTTGGGTTCGTGGCAGGAGCTGGGGCGCGGCGCCAACGTGGTGGCGCCCTTCGGGGCCCGGTACGCGCAGCTCTTCGTGGGCAAGGCCAACCCTCTGGCGTACACGCTCTACGTGGACTCCGCGCGCGTCGCGTGGCAGCCCCGCCCCCAGGACTACCAGCAGGCGTCGATGATTAGCGCCTCCGGCTGGGTGGGCGCCGGCGCCCCACGCAACCCGAACTACTACAAGAACTCCGCGGGAGACGTGGTGCTCGGCGGCGGAATGAAGTCCGGCACCATGGGAAGCGCAGCGTTCGTGCTCCCGGCAGGCTACCGGCCACTCAATGAGCAGCGCCTCCTCGTGGACTGCGGCGCCGTCGTCGGCCGCGTGCGCATCACGTCCGACGGCTCCGTGACGCCCATCTCCGGCAGCACGACGGAGTTCAACCTCGACGGCGTGCGCTTCCGCGCGGAGGCGTGA
- a CDS encoding BRO-N domain-containing protein, producing the protein MSSCKPSSLQTFEFESNQKVRTVTGLDGEPWFVAKDVAEALEYRMASDMTRTLAEDEKGTHVVRTPGGEQEMTVMSEPGLYRAVFLSKSAKAEPFRRWVTEVLRSIRKTGSFSMPGVQPAAQARALPTPTEEKVAAHFLAMDLLARRPGVRAGIAMAVGLEAIHTDTGLTMEPYRKALPPAAGPIADLNPTRLAVALGMPKNNGSAAKVNRALTKLGLHEKDGRNSWCLTKKGAAFGEQLPFKNGGRSGYQILWLPSVLDLLRPEFPSKT; encoded by the coding sequence ATGTCCAGTTGCAAGCCCAGCAGTCTGCAGACGTTCGAGTTCGAGTCCAACCAGAAGGTTCGCACTGTCACCGGCCTCGACGGTGAACCGTGGTTTGTGGCCAAGGATGTCGCGGAGGCTCTGGAGTACCGCATGGCCAGCGACATGACTCGGACGCTGGCGGAGGATGAGAAGGGTACGCACGTCGTGCGTACCCCTGGGGGAGAGCAGGAGATGACAGTGATGAGCGAGCCGGGCCTGTACCGCGCCGTCTTCCTGTCGAAGTCGGCGAAAGCCGAGCCCTTCCGCCGTTGGGTGACGGAGGTTCTGCGTTCGATCCGCAAGACCGGCTCCTTCTCCATGCCAGGCGTGCAGCCCGCGGCGCAGGCCCGCGCGCTGCCGACACCCACCGAGGAGAAGGTGGCCGCGCACTTCCTGGCGATGGACCTTCTCGCCCGCCGACCCGGAGTCCGGGCGGGCATCGCCATGGCTGTGGGCCTGGAGGCGATTCACACGGACACGGGGCTCACGATGGAGCCCTACCGCAAGGCGCTTCCTCCGGCTGCCGGACCCATTGCCGACTTGAATCCGACGAGGCTGGCTGTGGCGCTGGGTATGCCGAAGAACAACGGCAGCGCCGCGAAGGTGAACCGCGCACTGACGAAGCTTGGCCTCCACGAGAAGGACGGTCGCAACTCCTGGTGCCTCACGAAGAAGGGGGCGGCATTCGGTGAGCAGCTCCCGTTCAAGAACGGGGGCCGGTCCGGCTACCAGATTCTCTGGCTGCCCTCTGTCCTCGACCTGCTCCGCCCCGAGTTCCCATCGAAGACGTGA
- a CDS encoding glucose 1-dehydrogenase: MNSDASMRSWFEGKVALVTGAGSGIGLATARAFAEAGAAVVLADIREDAARVVTEQFSTWRDKTLFVRCDVSDEAQVKALVERTVSSFGRLDAAFNNAGIQGPATDVVDEEGAQFERIQATNLRGVWNCMKHELVRMQAQGSGAIVNCSSIGGLIGIPGRATYHASKFGVIGMTKSAALEVASKGIRINAVCPGVIETPMVAGMLEKEPAAMKEILRDQPIGRLGRPEEIASAVLWLCGPGASFVIGHALAVDGGFTAH; encoded by the coding sequence ATGAATAGCGATGCGTCAATGCGTTCGTGGTTCGAAGGGAAGGTGGCGTTGGTAACGGGGGCGGGCTCGGGGATCGGCCTGGCGACCGCACGAGCCTTCGCCGAGGCGGGCGCGGCCGTCGTGCTCGCGGACATCCGTGAAGACGCGGCCCGGGTCGTGACTGAACAGTTCAGCACGTGGCGCGACAAGACCCTCTTCGTGCGATGTGACGTGTCCGATGAGGCGCAGGTCAAGGCGCTCGTCGAGCGCACGGTGTCGTCCTTCGGGCGACTCGATGCGGCCTTCAACAACGCAGGCATTCAGGGTCCGGCGACCGATGTCGTCGACGAGGAGGGCGCCCAGTTCGAACGAATCCAGGCCACCAACCTGCGCGGCGTCTGGAACTGCATGAAGCACGAGCTGGTGCGGATGCAAGCACAGGGGAGCGGCGCCATTGTCAACTGCTCGTCCATCGGTGGGCTCATCGGCATCCCGGGGCGTGCGACCTACCACGCGTCGAAGTTCGGCGTGATTGGCATGACCAAGAGCGCGGCGCTCGAGGTCGCGTCGAAGGGCATCCGGATCAACGCCGTCTGTCCGGGCGTCATCGAGACGCCCATGGTCGCGGGGATGCTGGAGAAAGAGCCGGCCGCGATGAAGGAGATCCTTCGTGACCAGCCTATTGGCCGGCTCGGGCGCCCCGAGGAGATCGCCTCGGCGGTGCTCTGGCTCTGCGGCCCGGGAGCGAGCTTTGTCATCGGTCATGCGCTCGCCGTCGACGGCGGATTCACGGCGCACTGA
- a CDS encoding DUF1361 domain-containing protein, with the protein MPRPHPTLLSVLHRHGLLPATLCSVLAVGLLAFRLEWSERASFAFLTWNLFLAWAPYSLALLARVLMVRGLGRTWLLAPLALAWLALFPNAPYLVTDFIHLHPRPVVPLWFDAALLALFAATGWLLGLLSLEIWKQWLEARWGRTAAWGFVGVTSLLCGYGIYLGRVERWNSWDVLTDPGRLLATIASHASAPLSHPYLPSITVFFALLIPLSYAGYEALTSRLFSSSTR; encoded by the coding sequence ATGCCTCGACCCCACCCCACCCTCCTCTCCGTCCTGCACCGCCACGGGCTGCTGCCCGCGACCCTGTGCAGCGTCCTCGCCGTGGGCCTGCTGGCCTTTCGACTCGAATGGAGCGAGCGCGCCAGCTTCGCCTTCCTGACGTGGAACCTGTTCCTGGCGTGGGCGCCCTACTCCCTGGCCTTGCTCGCACGGGTGCTCATGGTGCGAGGCCTCGGGCGGACCTGGCTCCTGGCACCGCTGGCCCTCGCCTGGCTCGCGCTCTTTCCCAACGCGCCCTACCTCGTCACCGACTTCATCCACCTGCACCCACGCCCCGTGGTGCCGCTCTGGTTCGACGCGGCCCTTCTGGCGCTGTTCGCCGCCACCGGGTGGTTGCTCGGCCTGCTGTCGCTGGAGATCTGGAAGCAGTGGCTGGAGGCGCGGTGGGGCCGGACGGCGGCGTGGGGCTTCGTTGGCGTCACCTCGCTCCTGTGTGGCTACGGCATCTACCTGGGCCGGGTGGAGCGCTGGAACAGTTGGGACGTGCTGACGGATCCGGGACGCCTCTTGGCCACCATCGCCTCCCACGCGAGCGCCCCCCTGTCCCATCCCTATCTTCCGAGCATCACCGTCTTCTTCGCCCTGCTGATCCCCCTGTCCTACGCAGGCTACGAGGCGCTCACCTCCCGCCTGTTCTCTTCATCCACTCGCTGA
- a CDS encoding aldo/keto reductase, with amino-acid sequence MEVSALGFGCMGLNHHRGVAPERSAMIALIRQAVERGVTLFDTAEVYGPFINEELAGEALAPYRGRVWVTTKFGHRIVDGKHLEGQMNSRPDGIRKAAEASLKRLRVEAIDLYYQHRVDPEVPIEDVAGVVKDLIQEGKVKRFGLCEVGAQTIRRAHAVQPVTAVQSEYSLMWREPENGVLPVLEELGIGFVPYSPLNRGFLGGALNEYTRFDSGNDNRNTLPRFTPEAMRANTAIVETLSRFGRSRGATPAQVALAWLLARKPWIVPIPGTTKLARLEENLRAAEMKLTPDELRDLEAAVSKVEIVGARYPVEQQRQVGQ; translated from the coding sequence ATGGAGGTGTCCGCGCTTGGCTTTGGATGCATGGGGCTGAACCATCATCGTGGCGTTGCCCCCGAGCGGAGCGCCATGATCGCCCTGATTCGTCAGGCCGTGGAGCGTGGCGTCACGCTCTTCGACACCGCTGAGGTGTACGGCCCGTTCATCAACGAAGAGCTCGCGGGAGAGGCGCTTGCGCCGTACCGAGGTCGCGTCTGGGTCACGACGAAGTTCGGCCACCGCATCGTCGACGGCAAGCATCTCGAAGGACAGATGAACAGCCGGCCCGACGGCATTCGAAAGGCCGCGGAGGCCTCGCTCAAGCGCCTCCGCGTCGAAGCGATTGACCTCTACTACCAACATCGCGTCGACCCTGAGGTGCCGATCGAAGACGTCGCCGGTGTGGTGAAGGACCTGATTCAAGAGGGCAAGGTGAAGCGGTTTGGACTCTGCGAAGTTGGCGCGCAGACCATCCGTCGGGCCCATGCGGTTCAGCCGGTGACCGCGGTCCAGAGTGAGTACTCCCTGATGTGGAGGGAGCCGGAGAACGGCGTTCTGCCCGTGCTCGAGGAACTGGGGATCGGCTTCGTTCCCTACAGCCCGCTGAACCGGGGCTTCCTGGGCGGCGCACTGAATGAGTACACGCGCTTTGACTCCGGCAACGACAACCGCAACACCCTGCCTCGGTTCACGCCAGAGGCAATGCGGGCGAATACGGCCATCGTGGAGACGCTCAGTCGCTTCGGCAGGAGCAGGGGGGCGACGCCGGCACAGGTCGCGCTGGCGTGGCTGCTCGCGCGGAAACCGTGGATCGTTCCCATTCCGGGCACGACCAAGCTGGCGCGCCTCGAAGAGAACTTGCGGGCCGCCGAGATGAAGCTGACGCCCGACGAGCTCCGCGACCTGGAGGCGGCGGTCTCGAAGGTTGAAATCGTAGGCGCTCGATATCCCGTCGAGCAGCAGCGACAGGTGGGGCAGTGA